In Synechococcus sp. CB0101, a genomic segment contains:
- a CDS encoding DUF3611 family protein has translation MADRLDLQLISAALRRLGWIRLWSQVVLGVVVMGVLLFNNIGGQIAARADKALGLGPGLSLTSLAFLVLLWSIWQSGLIVRCGRALNGAVHPSKGETARLIKRSVLADLVGLTLGTVGYQSLAGSLFVQASMQAGFAFGGAMSTPGGRITNYPITSLEMLSVLSNTQVLFAHVIGLWISIWLLQRIYRPMGS, from the coding sequence ATGGCCGATCGCCTCGACCTGCAACTGATCTCCGCGGCCCTGCGGCGCCTGGGCTGGATCCGGCTCTGGTCTCAGGTGGTTCTGGGGGTGGTGGTGATGGGAGTGCTGCTGTTCAACAACATCGGCGGCCAGATCGCCGCCCGGGCCGACAAAGCCCTTGGCCTGGGCCCTGGCCTCTCGCTCACAAGCCTGGCCTTCCTGGTGCTGCTCTGGTCGATCTGGCAGAGCGGCCTGATTGTGCGCTGCGGCCGTGCTCTCAATGGAGCCGTGCACCCGAGCAAGGGTGAAACCGCTCGCTTGATCAAACGCAGCGTGTTGGCCGACCTCGTGGGCCTCACCCTTGGCACCGTGGGGTATCAATCACTGGCCGGGAGCCTGTTTGTGCAGGCCTCCATGCAGGCGGGTTTTGCCTTCGGTGGAGCGATGAGCACCCCCGGCGGCCGGATCACCAACTACCCGATCACGTCGCTGGAGATGCTCTCGGTGTTGAGCAACACCCAGGTGCTGTTTGCCCACGTGATCGGGCTGTGGATCAGCA